Genomic DNA from Peribacillus sp. FSL H8-0477:
TGAGTTCTTTTAGTTCCAATAAATCATCTATTACAAAATCTGCCTCAGCAAGTTCTTCTTTTCGTGCAAAATCAAAATTACATCCTATTGAAACAAATCCATTTTCTTTAGCTGCATGTATATCAGATAGACGATCTCCAACTACTGCTGCTTTATCTATCTTATACTTCTGGATAATCGTCTTAACTAAATCAGCTTTATCCAATGTTTGTATCTGTTGAATACTAAATGTTTCCGTTACCCATCTGTCCAACTGGTAGTAGTTTACAATTGCTTCAAGATATTCGATTAATCCATTGCTTGCTATGTATATCGAACACCCCTTCTCTTTTAGATAATCAAAAATTTCTTCTACATTCGGATATAACGCACCATGACCACTTCTTATATTCTCCATTAATCTTGCAAGAAAAAAGTCATTCATTTTTTCTCTTATCTCCGTATCGTGATTCGGTAACAAAGCTTCCCATACCTTTGGCAAAGGTACACCCATGATCTCGCGGTACGTATCAATAGGGGTTACCGCCTCCCATTGGTTTAAAGACCGTAAATAGGTAAACGTATCTTCAAGTGATATTTCTAAAATTTTATCTGTCTGAAATAGTGTCCCATCCATATCAAAGATTAGTGATTGATTCATATTCTCTCTCCTTTAAAAAGAAAAAGCAGTGGAGTTTCATCAGAGAAACCCACTGCTTTATAAGCTTACTGTTTTTGAAAACGCAAGACAGGCTTTCTAGCCGCCAGCGTCTCATCTAAGCGTTTAATAACCGTTGTATGCGGTGCTTCTTGAACAATTTCAGGATTATCTTCGGCTTCTTTAGCAATCTGAATCATCGCATCGATAAACGCATCGAGGGTTTCCTTCGATTCTGTTTCTGTCGGCTCAATCATCATGGCTTCCTCCACATTTAAGGGGAAATAGATAGTCGGCGGATGATAGCCGAAATCAAGCAGTCTCTTAGCGATATCGAGGGTTCGAACACCCAGCTTTTTCTGGCGTCTGCCGCTTAAGACAAATTCATGCTTACAGTGCCGGTCGTACGGTAAATCATAGTACGCTGATAGCCTGCGCATCATGTAGTTAGCGTTGATGACCGCGTTTTCCGTAACAGCCTTTAAACCATCCGGACCCATAGAACGAATATAGGTATATGCCCTGACATTTATGCCGAAATTCCCATAATACGGTTTAACACGGCCGATTGATTCTGGACGGTCATAATCAAGAAAATATCTTCCCTCTTTTTCTGAAACAATAGGTTTTGGCAGAAAACGGATCAACTCGTTTTTCACGCCCACAGGACCAGATCCTGGTCCTCCGCCGCCGTGCGGGCCAGTAAATGTTTTATGAAGATTTAAATGGACAACATCAAAGCCCATATCTCCTGGTCTTGCTTTAGATAAAACTGCATTAAGATTGGCTCCATCATAGTAAAGCTTCCCGCCAGCTTGATGGATCACTTCAGCCATTTCAAGGATATTTTCTTCAAAGAGTCCTAGTGTATTTGGATTGGTCAGCATTAATGCAGCTGTGTCCTCCCCAACAACTCGTTTCAAGTCATCAATATCGACCAGTCCATGTTCATTCGATTTGACGGTAACTGTTTCGAATCCAGCAACAGTCGCGGAAGCTGGGTTCGTACCATGCGCTGAATCGGGAACAATAACCTTCGTACGCTGCATATCCCCATTGCTTTCATGATACGCTCGAATCATCATCAATCCTGTCCACTCGCCATGAGCACCAGCAGCAGGTTGAAGCGTTACT
This window encodes:
- a CDS encoding HAD hydrolase-like protein, whose product is MNQSLIFDMDGTLFQTDKILEISLEDTFTYLRSLNQWEAVTPIDTYREIMGVPLPKVWEALLPNHDTEIREKMNDFFLARLMENIRSGHGALYPNVEEIFDYLKEKGCSIYIASNGLIEYLEAIVNYYQLDRWVTETFSIQQIQTLDKADLVKTIIQKYKIDKAAVVGDRLSDIHAAKENGFVSIGCNFDFARKEELAEADFVIDDLLELKELIYPSR
- the gcvPB gene encoding aminomethyl-transferring glycine dehydrogenase subunit GcvPB, with amino-acid sequence MNNQDQALIFEISTPGRIGYSLPEIEIEEIALSELLPDDYIREEAAELPEVSELDIMRHYTALSKRNHGVDSGFYPLGSCTMKYNPKINENVARINGFAHIHPYQDENTVQGALGLMYDLQEHLIEITGMDQVTLQPAAGAHGEWTGLMMIRAYHESNGDMQRTKVIVPDSAHGTNPASATVAGFETVTVKSNEHGLVDIDDLKRVVGEDTAALMLTNPNTLGLFEENILEMAEVIHQAGGKLYYDGANLNAVLSKARPGDMGFDVVHLNLHKTFTGPHGGGGPGSGPVGVKNELIRFLPKPIVSEKEGRYFLDYDRPESIGRVKPYYGNFGINVRAYTYIRSMGPDGLKAVTENAVINANYMMRRLSAYYDLPYDRHCKHEFVLSGRRQKKLGVRTLDIAKRLLDFGYHPPTIYFPLNVEEAMMIEPTETESKETLDAFIDAMIQIAKEAEDNPEIVQEAPHTTVIKRLDETLAARKPVLRFQKQ